The following is a genomic window from Miscanthus floridulus cultivar M001 chromosome 14, ASM1932011v1, whole genome shotgun sequence.
GTCATGTGCAATTCAAATCACAGACACTTAATTCTTACCCCAATTTTTGTTTACATACAACTGTATTGATCGATCTTGCCTCTCGTCGTTCTTTCTTCATGCAGGATATCCTCTACCACATACATGTCTTTATGCCGATGCGCTATGCTGCTCAGGCTGCCTGTATCTCCCATGCCTTCCTCCGTTCCCAAGCTCATCTTGGACATCTACACGCTAGGATTATTGGAGGCAGACTACCTATCGTCGTTTGATTCTATCGACAAAGAACTACCGATCATAGAGGATCAAATCAACAAGGGCGTCATCGCAACCATGCATAGAAGAGTACTACCAAAGGAATGATCCCATGGTGAGAGAATTCGTCGCTAGAGTCGACCACATCATGCACAACCACACTGGAACCGGCATCGCAATCTTCTGGGTTCAGCCTCCCCCTGGCTTCTACATAGACCCTGACATTCTTGACCGCTGGTTCCAGGCTGTGATCCCACAGGGGATCATAGATTTTGGCGCGTTCCTAGACATGGACGACGACGGGCTAGGCTACACGTTCCCATGCTCCTTGCTGTCCAGTGACAGCCATGGATGCTCGACGATCACATCCTTCACCATCACCGGTTGCCGTCTGGGTTACATAGACAGGGTCGGCTGCTTGGTAAGCCTGAGGAGGGTGCATCTCCACAAGATGCGTGTTACTGGAGATGAACTTAGCTGCTTCCTGTCGTCTTCGCCTGCTTTGGAGGAGCTGGAGCTCTCCTACTGCCATGACATTGTTTGCCTGAAGATACCTCATCTCCTGTCGCGGCTCAAATTCCTACATGTAGGAAACAACAACGGCTTGCAAAAGATTCAATGTGATGCACCAGAGCTCAAGATCGTTTCATATGTTGGGTTGCCCACGACGCGCATCTGCCTTGGAGATTCATCACCCCTGGTGTCAGAGATGAAAGTGTCTAGTGTGGACGAGCATGGCATGCTCTGTTATGCCACCACCAAGCTCCCTTCCGTCGCGCGAAATCTCAGCATCCTTTCTCTATCATCATGCTTCGAGGTCAGTGTTTCCTTTTCTGTTACAATTAGTGCTCATGCATTCTGATGACAGACATACATCTCTATCTTTATTTTTcttactatatatatttatttacatCATCGATGTTTTCCCTGTAATGTACTTTAACAATAGTATTATAGCTTCATTGCTCTTTGCAAACATGTGGATTTTGTATTGCCTTTGTACCTAAACATATATATGCACTAACAATTGGGGCCTCTGTTGTTTCTTTAGGTTGCAGCTGATACACAAATGAAGAAGCTTACCAAATTTCGCCACCTCAAGTACTTGAGGATACGGCTTCATACGCCAAGCCGCTGTCCGGACTCCGGACTATGATTTTTATT
Proteins encoded in this region:
- the LOC136502963 gene encoding uncharacterized protein, with the protein product MVREFVARVDHIMHNHTGTGIAIFWVQPPPGFYIDPDILDRWFQAVIPQGIIDFGAFLDMDDDGLGYTFPCSLLSSDSHGCSTITSFTITGCRLGYIDRVGCLVSLRRVHLHKMRVTGDELSCFLSSSPALEELELSYCHDIVCLKIPHLLSRLKFLHVGNNNGLQKIQCDAPELKIVSYVGLPTTRICLGDSSPLVSEMKVSSVDEHGMLCYATTKLPSVARNLSILSLSSCFEVSVSFSVTISAHAF